A stretch of Gymnodinialimonas phycosphaerae DNA encodes these proteins:
- a CDS encoding FMN-binding negative transcriptional regulator has product MHPNPAFRQEPAFSNIAMCHKRGFGMLCLNGDPAPMISHVPFFLDQAGRMAELHLVRSNPIARHVTQATPAVIAVNGPDGYVSPDWYEIPDQVPTWNYVAIHLRGVLMPMDGDLMREHLDRLSGHFEGRLAPKPAWTTEKMSDDALDRMMRQILPFRLEVQEVEGTWKLNQNKPDAARQGAAEAIKQSPIGHEVETLGALMNGGVPSIDKGAPLTYI; this is encoded by the coding sequence ATGCATCCCAACCCAGCTTTCCGCCAAGAGCCCGCCTTCTCCAACATCGCGATGTGTCACAAACGCGGATTCGGGATGTTGTGCCTGAATGGTGATCCGGCCCCCATGATCAGTCACGTCCCGTTTTTTCTGGACCAGGCGGGGCGCATGGCGGAACTGCATCTCGTGCGCTCCAACCCGATCGCGCGGCATGTGACGCAAGCCACACCCGCAGTAATCGCGGTGAATGGCCCCGATGGATACGTGTCGCCGGACTGGTACGAGATCCCGGATCAAGTGCCGACGTGGAACTACGTCGCGATTCACCTGCGTGGCGTCCTGATGCCCATGGACGGCGATCTGATGCGTGAGCATCTGGACCGTCTGTCCGGGCATTTCGAGGGGCGCCTGGCCCCGAAGCCGGCCTGGACGACGGAAAAGATGTCCGACGACGCGCTGGATCGGATGATGCGCCAGATCCTGCCCTTCCGGCTCGAAGTGCAAGAGGTCGAGGGGACGTGGAAGCTGAACCAGAACAAGCCCGATGCCGCGCGCCAGGGCGCGGCGGAGGCGATCAAGCAATCGCCGATTGGCCATGAGGTCGAAACATTGGGGGCCTTGATGAACGGCGGCGTGCCGTCGATTGATAAGGGCGCGCCGCTGACCTACATTTAG
- a CDS encoding cytochrome c1 — MFRKLAISATAALALSTGGAMAAGGGGDITNVPFSFQGPFGTFDQDQLQRGLQVYTEVCSGCHGLQYVPLRTLADEGGIGWTMDEVRAYIDENFIEVYDDDLEDWRAATPNDNFPANDGVGAPDLSLMAKARTGFSGPEGLAINPLIFGLGGPEYIYSLLTHYTGEEVEQYGAILYENTTMEGGLISMAPPLWEGAVEYADGTVATESQMAEDVSAFLMWAAEPHMMARKQMGLVAVIILGIFSVLLYLTNKRLWAPVKARAKGAAPAE, encoded by the coding sequence ATGTTCAGGAAACTAGCAATCAGCGCCACCGCAGCGCTGGCTCTCTCCACCGGCGGCGCGATGGCAGCTGGTGGCGGGGGTGATATCACCAACGTGCCGTTCTCGTTCCAGGGGCCGTTCGGCACCTTCGATCAGGACCAGCTTCAGCGCGGCCTTCAGGTCTACACCGAGGTCTGCTCAGGCTGTCACGGGCTTCAGTACGTCCCCCTCCGCACGCTCGCGGATGAGGGCGGCATCGGCTGGACGATGGACGAGGTGCGCGCCTACATCGATGAAAACTTCATCGAGGTCTACGATGACGATCTCGAGGATTGGCGTGCGGCAACCCCGAACGACAACTTCCCGGCCAACGACGGCGTCGGCGCCCCTGACCTGAGCCTGATGGCAAAGGCGCGCACCGGCTTCTCTGGCCCGGAAGGTCTGGCGATCAATCCGCTGATCTTCGGTCTGGGTGGGCCCGAGTACATCTACTCGCTCCTGACCCACTATACCGGTGAAGAAGTCGAACAATACGGTGCGATCCTTTACGAGAACACCACGATGGAAGGTGGCCTGATCTCCATGGCACCGCCGCTGTGGGAAGGGGCCGTTGAATATGCCGACGGCACCGTGGCGACTGAATCGCAGATGGCCGAAGACGTATCGGCGTTCCTGATGTGGGCGGCAGAGCCGCACATGATGGCACGCAAGCAGATGGGTCTTGTTGCGGTAATCATCCTCGGCATCTTCTCGGTCCTGCTGTACCTGACCAACAAGCGCCTCTGGGCGCCGGTCAAGGCTCGCGCCAAAGGCGCGGCTCCAGCAGAATAG
- the petA gene encoding ubiquinol-cytochrome c reductase iron-sulfur subunit produces the protein MSDTHDPSGERRDFLYYATAGTGVVVAGAAAWPLVNSMNPSADVQAASQLRVDVSGVEPGTQLTVLFLGKPVFVRRRTADEIADSQSVDVSDLVDPEARNANIPDGSDASDANRTLPDFSGENTGEWLVQIGVCTHLGCVPIGDGAGDFGGWFCPCHGSHYDAAGRIRRGPAPENLPIPAAEFIDDSTLLLG, from the coding sequence GTGTCAGATACACATGATCCGTCCGGCGAACGCCGGGATTTTCTGTACTACGCCACGGCTGGCACCGGGGTGGTGGTAGCAGGCGCGGCGGCATGGCCGCTGGTGAACTCCATGAACCCTTCGGCCGACGTGCAGGCCGCAAGCCAGCTTCGGGTGGATGTATCCGGGGTCGAGCCCGGTACGCAGCTGACGGTGCTGTTTTTGGGCAAGCCGGTCTTCGTGCGTCGCCGCACCGCAGACGAGATTGCGGATTCGCAATCGGTCGACGTCAGTGACTTGGTCGACCCGGAAGCGCGCAACGCAAACATCCCTGACGGCTCCGACGCCTCGGACGCCAACCGGACGCTGCCCGACTTCTCTGGCGAGAACACCGGCGAATGGCTGGTGCAGATCGGCGTTTGTACGCACCTGGGCTGCGTGCCCATCGGTGACGGTGCTGGTGACTTCGGCGGGTGGTTCTGCCCTTGCCACGGGTCTCACTACGACGCGGCCGGACGCATCCGTCGCGGCCCCGCGCCTGAGAACCTGCCAATTCCCGCGGCAGAGTTCATCGATGATTCAACACTTTTGCTCGGTTAA
- the mtaB gene encoding tRNA (N(6)-L-threonylcarbamoyladenosine(37)-C(2))-methylthiotransferase MtaB, whose amino-acid sequence MSAPVFHTLGCRLNAYETEAMREMTAQAGLQDAVVINTCAVTAEAVRKARQEIRKLRRDNPAAKLIVTGCAAQTEPATFEAMAEVDLVLGNSEKMDPATWAAPDLIGETEKVRVDDIMSVRETAEHLIDGFGTRSRAYVQVQNGCDHRCTFCIIPYGRGNSRSVPAGVVVDQIKRLVDRGFNEIVLTGVDMTSWGADLPATPKLGDLVLRILKLVPDLPRLRISSIDSIEVDDALMQAIATEPRLMPHLHLSLQHGDDLILKRMKRRHLRDDAIAFCEDARKLRPDITFGADIIAGFPTETDAHFANSLKLVHDCDLTWLHVFPYSPREGTPAARMPQVNGTVIKARAKQLRLAGDAAVAAHLSQQIGQSHSILMESPKTGRTEQFTEVKFATDQPEGHIVFARITGSNGRVLTAD is encoded by the coding sequence ATGAGCGCGCCCGTCTTCCATACGCTCGGCTGTCGCCTCAACGCCTATGAGACCGAGGCGATGCGCGAGATGACCGCGCAAGCCGGGCTGCAAGACGCCGTGGTGATAAACACCTGCGCCGTGACGGCCGAAGCCGTGCGCAAGGCGCGTCAGGAAATCCGCAAATTGCGCCGCGATAACCCTGCTGCGAAGCTGATCGTCACCGGCTGCGCCGCCCAGACAGAGCCCGCGACGTTCGAAGCGATGGCAGAGGTCGACCTGGTCCTCGGCAATTCCGAGAAGATGGACCCCGCCACGTGGGCCGCCCCGGACTTGATCGGCGAGACCGAGAAGGTGCGCGTCGACGACATCATGTCGGTACGCGAAACGGCCGAGCATCTGATCGACGGTTTCGGCACGCGAAGCCGCGCCTACGTGCAGGTGCAAAACGGCTGTGACCATCGGTGTACCTTCTGCATTATCCCCTATGGGCGTGGGAATTCACGCAGCGTGCCTGCGGGTGTTGTGGTGGACCAGATCAAGCGGCTTGTGGACCGTGGGTTCAACGAGATCGTCTTGACGGGCGTCGACATGACCTCTTGGGGCGCGGACCTGCCCGCCACGCCGAAACTCGGTGATCTGGTGCTGCGCATTTTGAAGCTGGTGCCGGACCTGCCGCGCCTGCGGATCAGCTCGATCGATAGCATCGAAGTGGATGACGCGCTGATGCAGGCCATCGCGACAGAGCCGCGCCTGATGCCGCATCTCCACCTCAGCCTGCAACACGGCGATGACCTGATCCTCAAGCGGATGAAGCGGCGCCACCTGCGGGACGATGCCATCGCGTTCTGCGAGGATGCCCGCAAGCTGCGCCCCGACATCACCTTCGGGGCGGATATCATTGCCGGGTTCCCGACCGAAACCGACGCGCATTTCGCCAACTCCCTCAAGCTGGTCCATGACTGTGACCTCACCTGGCTCCACGTCTTCCCCTATTCCCCCCGTGAAGGCACCCCCGCCGCGCGGATGCCCCAAGTCAACGGCACCGTGATCAAGGCCCGCGCCAAGCAGTTGCGACTGGCGGGAGACGCGGCTGTAGCGGCGCACCTGTCCCAACAGATTGGCCAATCCCACAGCATCCTGATGGAAAGCCCGAAAACCGGGCGGACCGAGCAGTTTACCGAAGTGAAATTCGCCACAGACCAACCCGAAGGGCACATCGTTTTCGCCCGGATCACCGGTTCAAACGGCAGGGTCCTGACGGCTGATTAG
- a CDS encoding pyridoxamine 5'-phosphate oxidase family protein, which yields MPLGKKLNATLRAFIARQQMFFVATAAPMGRVNMSPKGADSLRILSDTHVQWLNLSGSGNETAGHLLQSDRMTLMFCAFEGDALILRLYGTATTLHPRDAGWAEAAARFPKMAGTRQIFDMEITSVNMSCGSGVPFMDYKSDRSAVEMIPYFEDLGPEGTEAFWRRKNTETIDGQPTALFED from the coding sequence ATGCCTCTCGGAAAGAAACTCAACGCAACCCTGCGCGCGTTCATCGCGCGTCAGCAGATGTTTTTCGTCGCCACCGCCGCGCCCATGGGCCGGGTGAACATGTCGCCCAAAGGGGCCGATAGCCTGCGCATCCTCAGCGATACCCACGTCCAGTGGCTGAACCTGTCGGGCAGCGGTAATGAGACGGCAGGGCATCTGCTGCAATCGGATCGCATGACCCTGATGTTCTGCGCCTTTGAGGGGGACGCGCTGATCCTGCGCCTCTATGGCACGGCCACGACGCTGCACCCCCGCGATGCCGGGTGGGCGGAAGCCGCCGCGCGCTTCCCCAAGATGGCCGGCACACGGCAGATCTTCGACATGGAAATCACTTCGGTGAACATGTCCTGCGGGTCCGGCGTGCCGTTCATGGACTACAAATCCGACCGGTCCGCCGTTGAGATGATCCCCTATTTTGAAGACCTCGGCCCAGAGGGCACCGAAGCCTTCTGGCGGCGCAAGAATACCGAAACCATCGACGGCCAGCCCACCGCCCTTTTCGAGGATTAG
- a CDS encoding glutathione S-transferase has product MELLGSDASPFVRKARVLVAEAGITDVPYVQVTATPMGGEERLNSANPLGKIPALVRDGGPTIYDSNVVCRFLDDRAQAGLYPAGRLWETLTLEATGDGIMEAAVGIVYEKRLRPEELWWNDWFDAQWLKVTRSLDALERQWMSHLYGPLDMGQVSVACALGYLDLRHGDRDWRGGRDALAAWYKRFAERPSMVATAPE; this is encoded by the coding sequence ATTGAACTTCTGGGCTCTGACGCCTCTCCGTTCGTGCGCAAGGCACGGGTTCTGGTGGCGGAGGCGGGCATCACCGATGTGCCTTACGTGCAGGTCACGGCCACGCCGATGGGCGGGGAAGAGCGGCTGAATTCGGCCAATCCCCTTGGCAAGATCCCCGCGCTGGTGCGCGACGGGGGCCCCACGATCTACGACAGCAATGTTGTGTGCCGCTTCCTTGATGACCGCGCGCAAGCGGGCCTCTACCCGGCAGGTCGCCTGTGGGAGACGTTGACACTGGAGGCCACGGGCGACGGCATCATGGAGGCCGCCGTGGGCATCGTCTATGAAAAGCGCCTGCGCCCGGAAGAGCTGTGGTGGAATGACTGGTTCGATGCCCAATGGTTGAAGGTCACGCGGTCACTCGATGCGTTGGAGCGTCAGTGGATGAGCCACCTCTACGGCCCGCTCGACATGGGTCAGGTCAGCGTCGCCTGCGCGCTGGGTTATCTGGACCTGCGCCATGGCGACCGCGACTGGCGCGGCGGCCGCGACGCGCTGGCGGCCTGGTACAAACGGTTTGCCGAACGCCCCTCGATGGTGGCAACCGCCCCGGAATGA
- the thiB gene encoding thiamine ABC transporter substrate binding subunit — translation MNLTNTTIIAAGLTLLTGAASAQTPVLTVYTYDSFNSEWGPGPGVEFAFEELCACDLQFTSTGDGAALLARLRLEGARSDADIVLGLDTNLMTAAVEAGLMAEHGVTPEGLTLPIAWNNPHFLPFDWGYFAFVHRADMDDVPGSFEELAASDASIVIQDPRSSTPGLGLLMWVQNAYGDEAAAIWEGLADNIVTVTPGWSEAYGLFLEGEADMVLSYTTSPAYHLIAEEDDSYDAALFSEGHYMQIEVGGILQTADTPALAQQFMEFMVSPAFQNVIPETNWMYPAALPAEDLPEGFETLMQPSAALIFTPEDAASARDEALAIWQNALSQ, via the coding sequence ATGAACCTCACCAATACCACCATCATCGCTGCGGGTCTGACCCTTTTGACCGGGGCTGCCTCTGCGCAGACCCCCGTCTTGACGGTCTACACCTATGACAGCTTCAATTCCGAATGGGGCCCCGGCCCCGGCGTCGAATTCGCCTTTGAAGAACTCTGCGCCTGCGATCTGCAATTCACCAGCACCGGTGACGGCGCGGCGCTACTGGCCCGCTTGCGGCTGGAAGGCGCACGTTCCGACGCGGACATCGTCCTGGGCCTGGACACCAACCTGATGACAGCCGCCGTGGAAGCGGGCCTGATGGCCGAACATGGTGTGACGCCCGAGGGCCTTACCCTGCCCATCGCGTGGAACAACCCGCACTTCCTGCCGTTCGACTGGGGCTATTTCGCCTTTGTGCACCGCGCCGATATGGACGACGTGCCCGGCAGCTTCGAGGAATTGGCCGCGTCTGACGCGTCCATCGTGATCCAGGATCCGCGGTCCTCTACGCCCGGTCTGGGCCTGCTGATGTGGGTGCAGAACGCCTACGGCGACGAGGCCGCCGCGATCTGGGAAGGCCTGGCCGACAACATCGTCACCGTGACGCCGGGCTGGTCCGAGGCCTATGGCCTGTTCCTGGAGGGTGAGGCCGACATGGTGCTGTCCTACACCACCTCACCGGCCTACCACCTGATCGCCGAGGAAGACGACAGCTACGACGCCGCCTTGTTCAGCGAAGGGCACTACATGCAGATCGAAGTGGGCGGCATCTTGCAGACCGCCGACACGCCTGCATTGGCGCAGCAGTTCATGGAGTTCATGGTCTCGCCCGCGTTCCAGAATGTCATCCCTGAAACCAATTGGATGTACCCCGCCGCCTTGCCCGCCGAAGATCTGCCCGAAGGGTTCGAGACCCTGATGCAGCCCTCGGCCGCGCTGATCTTCACACCGGAAGACGCCGCAAGCGCCCGTGACGAGGCATTGGCCATATGGCAAAACGCGCTCAGCCAATAA
- a CDS encoding ATP-binding cassette domain-containing protein — MLRLEGIRVTQGSFTLAADLTIPKGARVALMGASGSGKSTLLSTLSGFLWPDAGRITMAGVDVTKAPVADRPISILFQDGNLFPHLNVSDNIALGIAPNLRLTPEDRARVLEALAKVELDGMSDRMPSELSGGQQSRVALARMLLRDKPIALLDEPFSALDPGLRREMLGLVRTLCEETGQTLIMATHDLRDAEKLCDRVVLLDAGKVVLDAPLKQAIRDRNGPLEPWM; from the coding sequence ATGCTGCGTCTTGAAGGAATCCGCGTAACCCAGGGCAGCTTCACGCTGGCGGCCGATCTGACGATCCCCAAGGGCGCTCGCGTGGCGTTGATGGGCGCGTCGGGCAGCGGAAAATCAACGCTGCTTTCAACGCTGTCGGGGTTCCTTTGGCCGGATGCAGGGCGCATCACCATGGCAGGAGTGGACGTTACAAAGGCGCCGGTTGCGGATCGTCCGATCTCGATCCTGTTTCAGGACGGGAACCTGTTTCCGCATCTGAACGTCTCGGACAACATCGCGCTTGGGATCGCGCCGAACCTCAGGCTGACACCCGAAGACCGCGCGCGCGTGCTGGAGGCGTTGGCGAAGGTTGAGCTGGACGGGATGAGCGACCGGATGCCGTCCGAGCTTTCGGGCGGACAGCAAAGCCGCGTTGCGCTGGCGCGGATGCTGTTGCGGGACAAGCCGATTGCGCTTCTGGATGAGCCGTTTTCCGCGCTCGACCCCGGATTGCGGCGGGAGATGTTGGGGCTGGTCCGCACCCTGTGCGAGGAGACCGGGCAGACGCTGATCATGGCGACGCATGACTTGCGGGACGCCGAAAAACTGTGTGACCGGGTGGTGCTTCTGGACGCCGGAAAAGTGGTGCTGGACGCCCCCCTGAAACAGGCGATCCGGGACCGAAATGGGCCGCTGGAGCCGTGGATGTAG
- the dapF gene encoding diaminopimelate epimerase, with amino-acid sequence MRQMPDHNSYPGLPFLKMHGLGNDFVVIDARGTKRAVTPVLARALGDRHRGVGFDQLAVIEAGTDCDLALTFWNADGSTAGACGNATRCIARREMELTGKHRITLRTERGLLEAVDAGNGLTSVNMGQPVMTWKDIPLKGACDTLSLPIDGVPVATGMGNPHCTFFVEDADAVDLEGLGAKFEHHPLFPERTNVQFAHVIGPDHLRMRVWERGVGVTLASGSSSCAVAVAAARRGLTGRKVRLTLDGGEIAIDWRADGVWMTGATAHVFSGELTPAFLDSLPSDPGG; translated from the coding sequence ATGCGGCAAATGCCTGATCATAACTCATATCCCGGCCTGCCGTTCCTGAAGATGCACGGCCTTGGCAACGATTTCGTCGTGATCGACGCGCGCGGAACCAAGCGGGCGGTGACGCCCGTCTTGGCGCGGGCGCTGGGGGATCGGCATCGCGGCGTGGGTTTTGACCAGCTTGCCGTGATCGAAGCGGGCACAGATTGCGACCTGGCGCTTACGTTCTGGAATGCCGATGGCTCGACGGCGGGGGCGTGTGGCAACGCCACCCGCTGCATTGCCCGCCGAGAGATGGAGCTGACCGGCAAGCACCGCATCACGCTGCGCACCGAACGCGGGTTGTTGGAAGCTGTGGACGCAGGCAATGGGCTGACGTCGGTCAACATGGGCCAGCCGGTGATGACCTGGAAGGACATCCCCCTGAAGGGCGCCTGCGACACGCTGAGTTTGCCGATTGACGGCGTCCCGGTGGCGACGGGAATGGGCAACCCCCATTGCACCTTCTTTGTGGAAGACGCCGATGCGGTCGATCTGGAAGGCCTTGGCGCGAAGTTCGAACATCACCCCCTTTTCCCTGAGCGTACCAATGTGCAGTTCGCCCATGTGATCGGCCCCGATCACCTGCGGATGCGGGTGTGGGAACGGGGGGTTGGGGTGACGCTGGCCTCGGGCTCGTCGTCTTGCGCGGTGGCCGTCGCGGCGGCACGGCGGGGGCTGACCGGGCGCAAGGTGCGCCTGACGCTCGACGGCGGTGAGATCGCTATTGATTGGCGCGCAGACGGCGTCTGGATGACAGGGGCCACGGCCCACGTCTTCAGTGGTGAATTGACACCCGCATTCCTTGACTCGTTGCCTTCGGATCCCGGGGGATGA
- a CDS encoding thiamine/thiamine pyrophosphate ABC transporter permease ThiP — protein sequence MAKRAQPITLTQMIGGAFVVLVILTILGPLGAVIYRAEGFSGLRAADWAAVRFTLLQAVLSALVSCLAAIPVARALARRRFRGRGAYISLMGAPFILPVIVAVMGLLAIFGRAGWLNAALEAIGAGTIEIYGLTGVVLAHVFLNLPLATRLLLQAWLAVPAERIRLAHSLNFTASDMRRHFEGPLLRATLPGAALVIFLICTTSFAVALILGGGPSATTVELAIYQAFQFDFDLGRAALLGVIQVAICVGAGAIAWRFASAANFGGGLDRPAMHWPGDSPLARLLDRAALVTAGVFLLLPLAAVTGQGIGAISGLPPSTWEAALRSILLALASTALAVTLALPIALLIAGKASRAGLEGVGLLSIAVSPLVVGTGLFILIFPVADPVALSLPITGLVNALVALPFLLRALIPAAVQAEATQGRLADALGMGGMARLRHAILPRLRRPLGFGAGLAAAFSMGDLGVIALFSAQGQETLPLEMYRLFGSYRTNDAQGAAVLLMALSLGMFWMFDRGGRVNAAS from the coding sequence ATGGCAAAACGCGCTCAGCCAATAACGCTGACGCAGATGATCGGCGGGGCGTTTGTCGTGCTGGTCATTCTGACGATCCTGGGGCCCCTTGGCGCGGTGATTTACCGGGCCGAGGGGTTTTCCGGCCTGCGCGCCGCCGACTGGGCCGCCGTGCGCTTCACGCTGCTGCAAGCGGTGCTGTCGGCGCTGGTGTCCTGTCTTGCCGCGATACCCGTGGCCCGCGCGCTGGCGCGGCGGCGGTTTCGCGGGCGCGGCGCGTATATCTCACTTATGGGGGCGCCGTTCATCCTGCCGGTGATCGTCGCTGTCATGGGGCTTCTGGCGATCTTCGGGCGTGCGGGCTGGCTGAATGCGGCGCTGGAGGCCATCGGCGCGGGCACGATCGAGATCTATGGCCTGACCGGTGTTGTCCTGGCCCATGTGTTCCTGAACCTGCCGCTGGCCACGCGGCTTTTGTTGCAGGCCTGGCTTGCCGTCCCGGCTGAACGCATCCGCCTTGCCCATTCACTGAACTTCACCGCCTCCGACATGCGCCGTCATTTCGAGGGGCCGCTTCTGCGAGCCACGCTGCCCGGCGCGGCCCTTGTGATCTTTCTCATCTGCACCACCAGCTTTGCGGTCGCACTGATCCTAGGCGGAGGCCCCTCTGCCACGACGGTGGAACTTGCCATCTACCAAGCCTTCCAGTTCGATTTCGACCTTGGGCGCGCGGCGCTTCTGGGCGTCATCCAGGTCGCCATCTGCGTTGGTGCCGGGGCGATCGCCTGGCGCTTTGCTTCTGCCGCGAACTTTGGCGGCGGGCTGGACCGGCCTGCGATGCACTGGCCCGGCGACAGCCCCCTTGCGCGCTTGTTGGACCGCGCCGCCCTTGTCACCGCCGGGGTGTTTCTGCTGCTGCCGCTGGCCGCTGTCACCGGCCAAGGCATTGGCGCCATCTCGGGCTTGCCCCCGTCGACGTGGGAGGCCGCCCTGCGGTCCATCCTCCTGGCGCTGGCCTCTACCGCGCTGGCTGTGACACTGGCCCTGCCCATCGCGCTTCTGATCGCGGGCAAGGCCTCGCGTGCGGGGCTGGAAGGCGTTGGCCTGCTGTCCATCGCAGTATCGCCGCTGGTCGTGGGCACGGGCCTTTTCATCCTGATCTTCCCCGTGGCCGACCCCGTGGCGCTGTCGCTGCCGATCACCGGCCTTGTGAACGCGCTGGTGGCGCTGCCGTTCCTGTTGCGCGCGCTCATCCCGGCGGCGGTGCAGGCAGAGGCCACCCAGGGTCGCCTTGCCGATGCGCTTGGCATGGGGGGCATGGCCCGGTTGCGCCACGCGATCCTGCCGCGCCTGCGGCGCCCGCTTGGATTTGGCGCAGGTCTGGCGGCGGCGTTTTCCATGGGCGACCTTGGTGTCATCGCGCTGTTCTCGGCCCAGGGGCAAGAGACCTTGCCCCTTGAGATGTACCGCCTGTTCGGTTCGTACCGCACCAACGACGCCCAGGGTGCGGCGGTGCTGCTCATGGCCCTGTCGCTGGGGATGTTCTGGATGTTTGACCGGGGGGGCCGCGTGAATGCTGCGTCTTGA
- a CDS encoding cytochrome b, which yields MGGIPHDHYEPNSRGEKWLHRRLPVVGLLYDTLMIPTPKNLNWMWIFGIVLVFCLVMQIITGVLLVMHYTPHVDMAFASVEHIMRNVNGGWAIRYIHQNGASLFFIAVYLHIFRGLYYGSYKAPREVTWIIGMLIYVLMMGTAFMGYVLPWGQMSFWGATVITGLFGAIPFIGEGIQTWLLGGPAVDNATLNRFLSLHYLLPFLILGLVIVHVWAFHTTGNNNPTGVEVRRTSKKEAEADTLPFWPYFVIKDLFALAVILVIFFAIVGFMPNYLGHPDNYIEANPLVTPAHIVPEWYFLPFYAILRAFDGEVWVVIAADFLTGGIVDAKFFGVIAMFGAIIVMALAPWLDTSSVRSGRYRPMFKWWFWVFAVNFVVLTWVGARPAEGIYPYIALIGAAYWFAYFLIILPLLGVIEKPLPQPDTIEDDFNDQVRSHGGTPGSGTATAPTPAE from the coding sequence ATGGGTGGTATTCCCCACGACCACTACGAACCGAATTCGCGCGGCGAAAAGTGGCTTCACCGCCGCTTGCCCGTTGTCGGTTTGCTTTATGACACGCTGATGATCCCGACCCCCAAGAACCTCAACTGGATGTGGATCTTCGGCATCGTGCTCGTCTTCTGCCTTGTGATGCAGATCATCACCGGCGTCCTGCTGGTCATGCACTACACGCCGCATGTCGACATGGCCTTCGCGTCGGTTGAACACATCATGCGCAACGTGAACGGGGGGTGGGCGATTCGCTACATCCACCAGAACGGCGCCTCGCTGTTCTTCATTGCCGTGTACCTGCACATCTTCCGGGGCCTCTACTATGGCTCCTACAAGGCTCCTCGTGAGGTCACGTGGATCATCGGTATGCTGATCTACGTGCTGATGATGGGCACCGCGTTCATGGGCTACGTTCTGCCCTGGGGTCAGATGTCCTTCTGGGGCGCGACCGTGATCACCGGCCTGTTTGGCGCCATTCCGTTCATCGGCGAAGGCATCCAGACTTGGCTTCTGGGCGGACCGGCCGTGGACAACGCCACGCTGAACCGCTTCCTGTCGCTGCACTATCTGCTGCCCTTCCTGATCCTGGGCCTTGTGATCGTGCACGTCTGGGCCTTCCACACCACGGGTAACAACAACCCCACCGGTGTCGAAGTGCGCCGCACCTCGAAGAAAGAAGCCGAGGCCGACACGCTGCCGTTCTGGCCCTACTTCGTGATCAAGGACCTGTTCGCGCTTGCCGTGATCCTGGTGATCTTCTTTGCCATCGTGGGCTTCATGCCGAACTACCTGGGCCACCCCGATAACTATATCGAGGCCAACCCCCTGGTGACGCCCGCGCACATCGTGCCCGAATGGTACTTCCTGCCGTTCTACGCGATCCTGCGTGCGTTCGACGGCGAGGTCTGGGTCGTGATCGCGGCGGACTTCCTGACCGGCGGTATCGTCGACGCGAAGTTCTTTGGCGTGATCGCCATGTTCGGCGCCATCATCGTGATGGCACTGGCCCCATGGCTGGACACCTCCAGCGTTCGGTCCGGTCGCTATCGCCCGATGTTCAAGTGGTGGTTCTGGGTCTTCGCGGTCAACTTCGTCGTGCTGACCTGGGTCGGCGCGCGCCCGGCGGAAGGGATCTACCCCTACATCGCCCTGATCGGTGCCGCTTACTGGTTCGCATACTTCCTGATCATCCTGCCGCTTCTGGGCGTGATCGAGAAGCCGCTGCCCCAGCCCGACACCATCGAAGACGACTTCAACGACCAAGTGCGCAGCCACGGCGGCACACCCGGTTCCGGTACGGCCACCGCGCCGACCCCGGCAGAATGA
- a CDS encoding GNAT family N-acetyltransferase: MKISLAETDAARKACFDIRRAVFIEEQQIPEAEEWDDHDATCLHYLAGEDAGTARVIAKGCTAKIGRVAVMQAHRGTGLGLRIMQTLMEDARARGFTQAELESQTYAVPFYARLGFVADGPEYDDGSGILHRLMRVKL; encoded by the coding sequence ATGAAGATCTCGCTGGCAGAAACCGACGCCGCGCGGAAGGCCTGTTTCGACATCCGCCGCGCGGTCTTCATCGAGGAACAGCAGATCCCCGAGGCCGAGGAATGGGACGATCACGACGCGACATGTTTGCACTACCTTGCGGGGGAAGATGCGGGCACGGCGCGGGTGATCGCCAAGGGCTGCACCGCCAAGATCGGGCGCGTCGCGGTGATGCAGGCCCATCGCGGCACCGGGCTTGGTCTGCGCATCATGCAAACCCTGATGGAAGACGCCCGGGCGCGTGGCTTCACCCAGGCCGAGTTGGAAAGTCAGACCTACGCTGTTCCGTTCTATGCGCGGCTGGGGTTCGTCGCTGATGGGCCAGAATACGACGATGGCTCCGGCATCCTGCACCGGCTGATGCGGGTGAAGCTGTAG